A window of the Corallococcus exiguus genome harbors these coding sequences:
- a CDS encoding ribonuclease H-like domain-containing protein, giving the protein MDLKRKLSRLTNAGPGSQARAPVNTVAVAPVVETPAVEARAQDAAVAPIPPVEEAGTTTIAEVLVQALRKRMSMDGEGTDGGQPREAALRTAQAEVADSEATRADGLVDLREEARRRFAAKRGGAADGPADPRVEALRQMLSFWSERQGTASARKAVAPAPEPRALPVEARSTPHGTVHVAEQVYAPDHRHGSAPVAAALDVEARLVAGLALHPELESVDFTRMLMLDTETTGLAGGTGTVPFLVGLGWFEGRSMRVQQLFLRRMGEEAPMLRLLAERMASSSCLVTYNGKSFDWPLLRTRFVLNRVPVPKELPHLDLLHCARRVFKHRGEGARLVHLESKVLGHHRVGDVDGSQIPELYFRFLRGTDGSELVPVLEHNQKDLLLLAALMGDLVRRFQSEGSEQQDPRDLLGFAQVAERAGDAARALTFAKAAAESGGPVGIEALVLASRLCRRSGDCDTAVAHLQRALTFAKPGQGAVLHLSLTKLYEHSLKDLPRALYHARLAAPVELPEDHQLRLERLERRLSRQGA; this is encoded by the coding sequence ATGGACCTGAAGCGCAAGCTGTCCCGACTCACCAACGCGGGCCCCGGCAGTCAGGCCCGGGCGCCCGTGAACACCGTGGCGGTGGCTCCTGTGGTGGAGACACCGGCGGTGGAGGCGCGCGCGCAGGACGCGGCGGTGGCTCCGATTCCGCCGGTGGAAGAGGCGGGCACGACCACCATCGCGGAGGTGCTGGTCCAGGCGCTGCGCAAGCGCATGTCGATGGACGGGGAGGGGACTGACGGCGGGCAGCCTCGCGAGGCCGCATTGCGTACCGCGCAGGCGGAGGTCGCTGACAGCGAGGCCACGCGGGCGGACGGTCTCGTGGACCTGCGCGAGGAGGCGCGGCGGCGGTTCGCGGCGAAGCGCGGTGGTGCGGCGGACGGTCCCGCGGATCCACGGGTGGAAGCGCTGCGCCAGATGCTGTCGTTCTGGTCGGAGCGGCAGGGCACGGCGTCTGCTCGGAAGGCGGTGGCGCCGGCCCCCGAGCCGCGTGCCTTGCCCGTGGAGGCACGGTCGACGCCGCATGGCACGGTGCACGTGGCCGAGCAGGTGTATGCGCCGGACCATCGTCATGGCTCGGCACCGGTGGCGGCGGCGCTCGACGTGGAGGCGCGGCTGGTGGCGGGGTTGGCGCTGCATCCGGAGTTGGAGTCGGTGGACTTCACGCGGATGTTGATGCTGGACACGGAGACGACGGGGCTCGCGGGCGGTACGGGAACGGTGCCGTTCCTGGTGGGCCTGGGCTGGTTCGAAGGCCGCTCGATGCGCGTGCAGCAGCTCTTCCTGAGGCGCATGGGAGAAGAGGCGCCCATGCTGCGCCTCCTGGCCGAGCGCATGGCGTCGTCGTCCTGTCTGGTCACGTACAACGGCAAGAGCTTCGACTGGCCGCTGCTGCGCACGCGCTTCGTGCTCAACCGGGTGCCGGTGCCGAAGGAGCTGCCGCACCTGGACCTCCTGCACTGCGCGCGGCGCGTGTTCAAGCACCGCGGCGAGGGCGCGCGGCTGGTGCACCTGGAGTCGAAGGTGCTGGGGCATCACCGGGTGGGGGACGTGGACGGCTCGCAGATCCCGGAGCTGTACTTCCGCTTCCTGCGCGGCACGGACGGTTCGGAGCTGGTGCCGGTGCTGGAGCACAACCAGAAGGACCTGCTGCTGCTGGCGGCCTTGATGGGCGATCTGGTGCGCCGCTTCCAGTCCGAAGGCTCGGAGCAGCAGGACCCTCGAGATCTGCTGGGCTTCGCGCAGGTGGCGGAGAGGGCAGGGGACGCGGCGCGGGCGCTGACGTTCGCGAAGGCCGCCGCGGAGAGCGGGGGCCCGGTGGGAATCGAAGCGCTGGTGCTGGCCTCGCGCCTCTGCCGCCGCTCGGGTGATTGCGACACGGCGGTGGCGCACCTGCAGCGTGCGCTCACGTTCGCGAAGCCCGGACAGGGCGCGGTGCTGCACCTGTCCCTGACGAAGCTCTACGAGCACTCCCTCAAGGACCTGCCCCGGGCCCTGTACCACGCCAGGCTCGCCGCCCCCGTGGAGCTGCCGGAGGACCACCAGCTCCGCCTGGAGCGCCTGGAGCGGCGCCTGTCGCGTCAGGGGGCCTGA
- a CDS encoding biotin/lipoyl-containing protein: MPVSSPPKPTSRFSRRAWTWSAVGAVVTLGVLAGMVRVDRSARGQVLLQQGEWVDVPAPAAGRVMSVDVGLSQPVKAGQVVARLETATGAAEVVAPLEAMVGQVAVTKGAQVEAGQLVAALMNRNVLPSLNVLLAEEYRQELAPGMTLEFQMPDMRHPLETVIEQVEGPEESLQFAKVQRRAEAYPKGAVLIRAHVPARTYERDGKKRVYQDGESGRAYVKLGTQRLLVSWFPGLRDALP; encoded by the coding sequence ATGCCTGTCTCCTCCCCTCCCAAGCCGACGTCCCGCTTTTCACGGCGGGCATGGACCTGGAGCGCGGTGGGAGCGGTGGTGACGCTGGGAGTGCTCGCGGGGATGGTACGGGTGGACCGGTCCGCGCGGGGGCAGGTGCTGCTCCAGCAGGGCGAGTGGGTGGACGTCCCTGCTCCGGCCGCGGGGCGAGTGATGTCGGTGGACGTGGGGCTGAGCCAGCCGGTCAAGGCCGGGCAGGTGGTGGCGCGGCTGGAGACGGCGACCGGGGCGGCGGAGGTGGTGGCACCGCTGGAGGCGATGGTGGGCCAGGTGGCGGTGACGAAGGGGGCCCAGGTGGAGGCGGGTCAGCTGGTGGCGGCCTTGATGAACCGGAACGTGCTGCCGTCGCTCAACGTGCTGTTAGCGGAGGAGTACCGGCAGGAGCTGGCCCCGGGGATGACGTTGGAGTTCCAGATGCCGGACATGCGCCACCCGCTGGAAACGGTCATCGAGCAGGTGGAGGGTCCGGAGGAATCGCTCCAGTTCGCGAAGGTGCAGCGGCGAGCCGAGGCGTACCCGAAAGGCGCGGTGCTGATCCGGGCGCACGTGCCGGCCCGGACCTACGAGCGTGACGGCAAGAAGCGCGTCTACCAGGACGGCGAGTCGGGCCGGGCCTACGTGAAACTGGGCACGCAGCGGTTGCTCGTCTCGTGGTTCCCAGGTCTGCGTGATGCGTTGCCGTGA